The window CCTCTTTACTCCAATATTCTTGTGAGTGTATTCTTCATCCATTTTTGCAATTTGGGTATCGAGATCTCACTGATTTATTAATGGTAATCTGAACTAATTCCTTGTTTACACTCGTACTGCTACTAAAATTGCATTCTATATACTCTTTTTAGTCCAACACGTCACAGGATTTAATCGAATCACTAATTTTTAGTCAGAAACCCTAGGACTTTACTATGTTGTTGAATGATCTTGCATGCGGATACATGGTTTTGTCAATGAAAAGGGTTAATTGTGCAATATGAGGATGCTTGCTGCAATACTTTTGAACAATTTGATCTTTCTAAGGTATTGCTTTGACCTCATTTTGTGTTGTGAACATTGGGTTACCATCTATAAGGATGAATATGGCAAGACTCATttcacttgaatttttttttcctaagaTTGATTTTTTGCTATCTGAAAGTTTACATGTTTCTCCTCTTTTAATATTTGTAGGTCTTCAAATGGGATTTAGCTCATGAACTTttcagttatttatttatttatttataataataattattttttaaattatcttTCTGAATTGGAATATTTATCATCTTTTTCTCATCTGGAGTATATCTTTGCATTATTTTATTTCTCTGAATCCTAATTTCTGAActgggttatttttattttaaagaactCTCAGAGACAGGCAGCGAAGAGACAGAACTTAGCTGTTCTGAGGGAGATGATTCATCATGGATCACTTGGTTCTGTGGGTTGAGAGGAAATGAACTCctttgtgaagttgatgaggattaTATACGAGACGACTTCAATTTATGTGGACTGCAAGGACAGGTTCCCTATTATGATTATGCCTTGGATATGATCTTGGATGATGACTCTTTGAGTGGTATGTTCTTCATATTGATTCCTTTCCATTTATTTTGCCTTGGATTCATTCTGATTCATCTTTATTGAGACTTGCACCCTGTATTATTTTGAGTAACTGAGCATGAAATGAGCTTTTGGAAAAAGAACCAAAATATCCCCTAACAATTATCtttcctctttttctctttttaaaaactcTTAAATGAATTACACGTGAACCCTTCCTTCTGAAAAATCATTAATCTTTTTGTGTTCTTGAAATGTTAGGAACCATTGTTTGTGGTGGTTTTCCTATGTTTTTTCTCTTACTCTTCGTGGTTCAATTAGATTAATGATTATTGTAGAAGTAATATAATTTGCCTTCATTGAATGTTGTTTTAGCTGAGGTAGATAGCGATGAACACAGTCAAATCGAATCTGCGGCAGAGTTGTTATATGGCCTCATACATGCCCGGTATATCATAACCAGCAAAGGATTAAATGCTATGGTAAGGTTTCTCCTCATTTGGTGACCCTATAAAGAGACTCAAGTTCACAAGGTGATATAGTTCTTAGTTGACCACTGTTGCAGCATGAGAAGTATAAGAGAGTGGATTTTGGAAGATGCCCTCGAGTTTTTTGTGGAGGGCAGCCATGTTTGCCCGTGGGATCATCAGACATCCCTCACAATGGTTCTGTGGAGATATACTGTCCAAAATGCAAAGACCTTTACTTACCAAGATGCAAGTACCAGAGCAGTATCCTTCTATTTCACGCTTTATTCTGTTATGGAATTTTCTTGTCAAAAGCATTTTAATGTCAATTGAACTTTGTAATTTCTTTCTATCTGACGGTAAACTTGAAAAGACATTTAGCATTAAATGGAAAACAAGTTCACCACAGATGCTTAAAACATGCATGCATTTCTGATACTGCAATCCCATAACGATGATGTTATTTAGCTATTTTGTTTTATTCGAAAATGTGTATGCAGTAGAAGGTGCACACAATATTCTAGTCTCAATGTTCATGATTTTATTCTAAATGTGGGAAATTGAAACATTTATTGCCATTTATGCACCAAATGTATtacttttttttatatttttaataaaaatatttgtaTGAGAAGAAACTCTGAAGGTTTGGTCTTCTATAGGGAACCTAGTACACTTGCCATTTGTAGGTATGATATTCATTACTCAATGCTTGATCAGAAGCCTTCTAATCTTTGGAGGCCTTTACAGGCTCATCAATTTGAAGTTGTGCATTGTGCACCCAATAATGCACCAAAGTAAGCACTCTCTAATATTTCGCCGTATATTTTGTTATAATTGTTttgtcatcatagccttgtcttATGTTATGTTTAATAATCCTCTAAATTTGCATTCGGAGCCTTCTTTCTATGTGAAGGTTGTTGGCCATAGTTCATTATATTGGCTGATTAATAGCGTATTCACTGATATGTAGAGGCAACTGTAAGATCCAAATATGATCTCTGAATGGGATTTGGGGGGTTTGTGGATTAACAACAATAAGGCATGAGCTAGCAATTATGCATATGGGCATCTGTATGTTCATGCATTTTATTTTCCAAAACAcgccaccatcattgccttgccattttttttttcttccggaAAGGTGGGAGTacacctgtaactttgttgatGAGAGAAAAAGTATGTACAAACATttgggtgggctccacaaaaacaACGGGCCTCACCTACCCTTGCCCATATGTTAAGCATGCTGGTCATTATTTCAATAGACATTGTATCCTGCCACACCTCCCTCAACTTGGGAGCATATGATGCTCCACTATGAGTCAGAATCTCCAACAAATTATAGTAACAAAAGTTGTTTAGAAACATGTGAAGGGAATTTGTTAAAGGGCTGGATATGGGCTGTATGGATGGTGGTACACGGTTGGATATGAAAAAAAGAGTTGGCTACAAGTTGCTTAAGTAGGATGCTTACTAGAAAAAAGTGGTGCAACCAAGCCCTTCCCACATAGGGTCTTTTGATTACACTTGTGGGCCAGGATAACCCCACATGTCAGCCATGGTCACATGTGTGTTGGCCATGGTTATTGTGGTTATTTTATGTTGATTTTTGCAATGGGAAGAACTAAATTGTTCCTACTTGCTGGTTATTATGAAATAACTAAGGAAGGGGGCATTTTGGGACAAAGTGTTGGGCGGTTAAGGATCAACATATTcgtaggatgagtgtagctgaaatgaggatgtttagctggatgagtggcaagacaaggataaaattagaaatgaatgcatttgaaggAACCTAGGAGcggcaccaataggtaataaaatgAGGGAAAGTAGGCTTAGGTGGTTTAGttatgtgcaacggagaccaagaactgagCTGCTAAGaaggtattaaaaaacggttacataatggctgttacgtaaTGGTAACTGTGGGAACTGTTAACGGCCCTATGCCGGTCCATTACGGGATCGATacaattgtctttttttttttgaaaaaaaaagggctGTAACAGGGGTCATAACAGTTGttatggcccatatcataacTTTAACGGCGGTGGCCATTAAGACCACCATTGCTGTTATCGAATACCTTGGTTAGGAGTGAGTGAGTACAAGTTGAATGTAAGGGGaaggagaaggcccaaaaggacatgggtggaggtagtaagaaaagacttgaagaCCTATGGtataattgaagttatggcccttgatagtggaatggcggaaaatgATTCATGTAATCGACCCCAAGTAGTTGTACAagacttggatgatgatgatgaactaaAGGGATGCATTTTGGTATCTTCACCCTTATTAGGGTCCTATAGCCTATGTTTGGGCGTGTAAAGGTGTCATGCATTGGGGAATGAAGACATTGCTTTTTGTGTTTGGTGTTATTTGTTTAGAAGATGCGAAGAGAGGGGACTTTGTGATCTCTAAGTTGTGACTAGAGAATTGTGGGTTGACCCtactatcttttcttttttttcttttctttgggccATTTGCATTCTCTGGTTTCTTTAGAAAGAAGGGAGTGTAAATGAATAGATTCTTGGTTACAAATCGAGGACATACTACTACTTGATTGTTTCCACTAGCTGACATGTAATATAAAGGAGAATTAGGCCAGTCAATTGTTTCTACTAACTGATTTGCAGCAGAAGCAAAAATCCAGAGAAtctgaacatatatatatatataccatcatTTTATTGAACCAAAGAGGGGTGATAAGGCGTCATCCaagaacaaaataaaagataACCCAAATCCCTTAGGAGTCGTTTGGCAGTGTGTATTGGTGTGCATTCGAATTGCCGGGTAGTTTGGTAGCGTGTATTCAAGATGGATTTGGAATCAAAGGTATTCAAAATACCTCCCTTGTTTGCGATTTGAAAATGCAAGCTCAACCTTTGATTCCAAAACACAATCCTCACAACGGATTTCCAACCAACCATTGAAGGATTTCTGTTATAAGATCGGCATTCACACTCTCTTCTTGCTACTCcgtctccctctctatttctggGGGAGATATCTACTTGCCCGCAACCACAAACCAGTGAGAGAAGCTACCCACTACAACATTGATCCAGTGAAACAGGTCACGCCTCTCTCCGCCTTTGTACCTCATTGTGGTGAATTAACAATTTAAaggctttattttttttttttgaaagggtgTAAAAAAAGTGGTTTGTTTTTaggtggcccactatgatgtttacgtgaaatccactccgatcatAAGATCGATCATCCCAAGTAAGGTCTAGGGCTAAACAATCAGGTTGACCTGggtttcaggtgggccacaccaaatgaaataattGGGAGAGACTTCCACCCTTTATTGTtgcatggcccactgtgatgatcatatgaaatctAAGCCAACCATTGCATGGCCAACTAAAAATTATGCTTGGAGACAAAATTAGGCCCAATTGTGTTTTAGgtctacattgttttcaattgtgTAGTCCTCTAGAATCACAGAGGGGATAGAAATTTGGGCATGGGTCTAATTTGAGGTGACGCACTTGGTGGTCAAGGTGTATCTTAAATAGAGATGATGGTTGGCcaccttattttagggcatggccatCTTAAATGTTGTAACTGGATGCTATAAGTATTCCACAATGCCAATAGTGAATGATGCTTTGTGGgcgtcaccatgatgtatgtgttttattcatgttgtccttccattttgccagctcattttagggcgtgagcccaatttggtggaccgcaccatgggaaaacagtggtaattcaacacccaccattaaaacttcatgggGTTGATGGTTACCCTACGCCTGATGATGCAGGAcgattaactacttgctctaaaagctcgaactgttagagtatggcgaatatATCTCTTTATCTCacaacccaggccccacatctcatgggttaggacctcggccgaacccccttcgtgggctccaaatcacatgggccgcccaccccgagtgtgtccctacatcccacgggctaccccactcaagcccggtgtgaaatgcgcattaatcaccccctggtaaggagtctcgaacacgagacctcccctgtggaCCCCAAATTGCATGGGtcgctcaccccgagtgtgcccctgcatccaacaggtgaccccactcgagcccaatgtgaaaatgcccttgtattaatcacccccggtgaggagtctcgaacgcGAGActtcctgctctgataccaatttgatgtaggacgattaaccacttgctctaaaagctcgaactgttataGTATGGCGAataaatccctttatctcatagcttaggccccacatcttatgggttaggacctcggctgaacctccttcgtgggccccaaatcacatgggccgcccaccctgagtgtgtccccgcatcccacaggctaccccactcaagcccagtgtgaaatgcgcattaatcacccttggtaaggagtctcgatcacgagacctcccccgtgggccccaaatcgcatgggtcgcccaccccgagtgtgcccctgcatccaataggcgaccccactcgagcccaatgtgaaaatgcccctgcattacctgACCCGTTCACAGCCCTAACTGGAGTAAACTCTTTTTATACTTCCTTTCACATGTGTCAAGCTAGCACACGTGAAGTCCAAGTGTAGATTCCTTCAACCAAAAGTTAGGCGATTCCTTACATGTCTAAACTACATGGTTGGTTAAAAAAATATGACCAACCGtccatatcaacatacatgtaaaaggcccacctgatgagtggatctcCTTTACTTCTAAGCTaggcattcatggtgggcctaacgtGATGAATGTCTTGGATTTTAAAATCTTGGCCATTCAATTAACTAGTTAACATTTCATGCTTATGAATAGATCTATTTTGGTGGTGTATAAAGAGAATTATAAACCTTGATGGATTAGGATGCAAACGGTGTTGTGCACCATATTCTATAAAATGGTGGTCTATGATTCGGGTGATCTAAACCATTGCTTAAATGGACCCAATTGTGGACAAGGAATGCCTTGAAATTTTTCCTCACACACTGAAGGATACTAAACCTATGATCTGTCACCTACAACTAGACACTTTAGGAATGGTTTGCGTTGACTTCAAGGTTCCATGGTTCACAACATTTTGGGAAGTTCTTCAAAGGCACACCATCACCTTTTCCTGACATGttttccatcaaatatacaatccATTAGAAGGGAAAAATATGTCTACATTTACATTTCCACTGCATCGTTCAATGATCTAGATCATGGATCTGCTGGACTGGACCCAACTTGAATTGATCATGATGACAAACCTTTAAGATTAGAAAATGATAAGCACCAAACTTGGTCCTTATCCACTTGAATGTAGAACATTGCAATATTTGTTGCCTTGACCATTTACTTATTGGCAAAAATTGAAAGGTAAAGATCGTCCTATTGAGGAGATTATTGGGCCGTGGTCCAGCTAATGGGACCAATAGAGGATTCGTTCGGATCATGGAACCATAGACCCCACTTGTAGAAATTGAAACCCGCAGGTTGAAAAAGTAAGTTTAAATAGGCCCAACTTGAATGTAATTATTGGATTTGGAGTTGGTCTATGCTCTCCTAAATCTAAAAGTGATttacaaaaaagtaaaaaataaaaataaaaaaggacttTGGGACTTCTTAGATTGCGTAGGTTATAGCGAATGATATTAGATGTGGCACGTTTGGACTCGTGGTCAAACTTGTGATTCGTCCCATCAGGTGTAGAATAAGTTTTTCCCCTTTACTTCTAACAAATATCCTTTGAACATGCTAGAAATGATAAATTTGGATAATTCAGACTCAGATACAGACCATGTAACTGAGTAAGTGATTATTATATTGACAGCGGTAGCTGTGGTTACATTAACGACAATAGTGATTTGCAATGCTGTATCCATAGTAGGTGCAATGGTTGTTGCACATTATACAACAATAGAGGGTGAACATGATTGTTGACATGCCCAGAATTGGACAAGTCTCCAGTCTACAAATGCGATTCTTAATAGACCCGGTACAACGTGCTTTGACCATATTCAAATGAATAAGGATTGTTTTATTCATTCAGAAGATATAATTGGTGAGAGTTGTCATTTGTTTGGCACGCTCAAAGTTAGCTTGGAAGAACAACTAATAATATTTTTGCATACCATTAGCCACGACGTAAAAAATTGCTTTCTACAACATCATTTCAACCGTTTAGGAGAAACTATAAGTCGATACTTTAACAAAGTAACAAATGCAATTATGAAACTCCATTACATATTTATACCACCTCTAGAGCTGAGTATCCCTTCGGAAATACAAAACCATGAACGCTTCTTTCCATATTTTAAAGATTATATCGGCACTATTGATGGTACACACGTCCCAACAAAGATTCCAGTGAATGATCAACGTTTATGGAGAATAGAAAGGGGTACATATCCCAAAATGTTTTGGCAGCATGCTcatttgatttaaaatttctaGCACATGGGAAGGAAAATTGTCTGTACTTAGGGAAAGTACTATTTAATGCCAGTTTTCCTAATACCCTTGGCTTCTTAGCACCCGATTGAGGCGTCTGTCA is drawn from Magnolia sinica isolate HGM2019 chromosome 5, MsV1, whole genome shotgun sequence and contains these coding sequences:
- the LOC131246480 gene encoding putative casein kinase II subunit beta-4 isoform X1 produces the protein MSKAAASSRVGGAPRCSPSANPNPNPDLNTAGDWNQNPSRRNPSNATTAKKQSDTASTSKSKETQLNEQFPPELSETGSEETELSCSEGDDSSWITWFCGLRGNELLCEVDEDYIRDDFNLCGLQGQVPYYDYALDMILDDDSLSAEVDSDEHSQIESAAELLYGLIHARYIITSKGLNAMHEKYKRVDFGRCPRVFCGGQPCLPVGSSDIPHNGSVEIYCPKCKDLYLPRCKYQSNMDGAYIGTTFPHLYLMTYPSAKPVKPVQNYVPRVFGFKLYKGSR
- the LOC131246480 gene encoding putative casein kinase II subunit beta-4 isoform X2, whose amino-acid sequence is MSKAAASSRVGGAPRCSPSANPNPNPDLNTAGDWNQNPSRRNPSNATTAKKQSDTASTSKKLSETGSEETELSCSEGDDSSWITWFCGLRGNELLCEVDEDYIRDDFNLCGLQGQVPYYDYALDMILDDDSLSAEVDSDEHSQIESAAELLYGLIHARYIITSKGLNAMHEKYKRVDFGRCPRVFCGGQPCLPVGSSDIPHNGSVEIYCPKCKDLYLPRCKYQSNMDGAYIGTTFPHLYLMTYPSAKPVKPVQNYVPRVFGFKLYKGSR